The following are encoded together in the Lactuca sativa cultivar Salinas chromosome 1, Lsat_Salinas_v11, whole genome shotgun sequence genome:
- the LOC122195717 gene encoding uncharacterized protein LOC122195717, translating into MSSSSSVGSKVMRRFNPPQRTHCDCGDLVGRWTSWKTRNPGRRFIGCPNYRDSSKDCKFFDWVDPPLPNQWYKDLLLQLHNGWNGDVVEQMEEAVVEVVPAQVQGAGGVVPRWSMFWFILGLCFGLYFKIM; encoded by the exons ATGTCGTCTTCTTCATCTGTTGGAAGCAAGGTTATGCGAAGGTTCAATCCCCCTCAAAGGACACATTGCGACTGCGGTGACTTAGTTGGAAGGTGGACTTCATGGAAGACAAGAAATCCTGGAAGAAGATTCATTGGGTGCCCAAATTATAGG GATTCGAGTAAAGATTGCAAATTCTTTGATTGGGTGGATCCTCCACTCCCTAATCAGTGGTACAAGGACTTGCTCTTACAATTGCACAATGGGTGGAATGGAGATGTTGTAGAACAAATGGAAGAAGCAGTAGTAGAAGTTGTTCCAGCTCAAGTTCAAGGTGCGGGTGGTGTTGTTCCAAGGTGGTCAATGTTTTGGTTTATTTTGGGTTTATGTTTTGGTTTGTATTTTAAGATAATGTAG